A genomic window from Quercus lobata isolate SW786 chromosome 10, ValleyOak3.0 Primary Assembly, whole genome shotgun sequence includes:
- the LOC115963603 gene encoding eukaryotic translation initiation factor 5A-2, producing the protein MSDSEEHHFESKADAGASKTYPQQAGTIRKNGYIVIKNRPCKVVEVSTSKTGKHGHAKCHFVGIDIFTAKKLEDIVPSSHNCDVPHVNRTDYQLIDISEDGFVSLLTENGNTKDDLKLPTDDNLLTQIKDGFAEGKDLVVSVMSAMGEEQICALKDIGPK; encoded by the exons atGTCGGACAGTGAGGAGCACCACTTCGAGTCCAAGGCCGATGCCGGAGCCTCCAAGACTTACCCTCAGCAAGCTGGTACTATTCGCAAGAATGGCTACATCGTCATCAAGAACCGTCCTTGCAAG GTTGTTGAAGTTTCCACCTCCAAGACTGGCAAGCACGGTCATGCTAAGTGCCACTTTGTTGGAATTGACATTTTCACTGCCAAGAAACTTGAAGATATTGTGCCATCTTCCCATAACTGTGat GTTCCTCATGTCAACCGTACTGACTACCAGCTGATTGATATCTCTGAGGATGGATTT GTGAGTTTGCTGACTGAAAATGGGAACACCAAGGATGATCTGAAGCTCCCAACTGATGACAATTTGCTGACCCAG ATCAAGGATGGATTTGCTGAAGGCAAGGACCTGGTTGTCTCTGTGATGTCTGCAATGGGAGAGGAGCAGATTTGTGCTCTGAAGGACATTGGCCCCAAGTAG
- the LOC115962678 gene encoding uncharacterized protein At5g01610-like: MEKALTKVGSFWISKKAKAEISNITEDLSSLSNTVEEKAKWVFSKLKGKPSKALPDLLREYNLPPGLFPRNITCYEFDESRSKLIVYLPSACEVSFKDSSIVRYATRVKGTLSRGKLTGIDGMKTKVLVWVKVTSVAVESYKSDKVWFTAGVKKSRPKDAYEMTRDAVKVEEF; encoded by the exons ATGGAGAAAGCTCTGACAAAAGTTGGGAGCTTTTGGATTTCCAAGAAAGCCAAGGCAGAGATCTCCAACATCACTGAAGACCTCTCT TCTCTTTCTAATACTGTTGAAGAGAAGGCAAAATGGGTGTTCAGCAAGCTGAAAG GTAAGCCATCAAAAGCCTTGCCAGATCTTCTCCGAGAGTACAACCTTCCTCCTGGTCTCTTCCCTCGAAACATAACATGTTATGAATTTGATGAATCAAGGTCCAAGCTCATAGTGTATTTGCCCTCTGCATGTGAGGTGAGCTTCAAAGACTCATCCATTGTAAGGTATGCCACTCGTGTTAAAGGGACATTATCAAGGGGAAAGCTCACTGGAATAGATGGAATGAAGACAAAGGTTCTGGTGTGGGTCAAGGTTACCAGTGTGGCTGTCGAAAGCTACAAATCTGATAAAGTATGGTTCACAGCTGGTGTGAAGAAATCAAGGCCCAAAGATGCCTATGAAATGACTCGTGATGCTGTTAAAGTAGAAGAATTTTGA
- the LOC115962677 gene encoding lipoyl synthase, mitochondrial-like, which translates to MQWRWRALSTITRTFSSSSTSTTATPPPSEFPKTLEGLRARLARESPTLSEFAYSVEVGTKKNPLPKPKWMKEAVPGGEKYVQIKKKLRELKLHTVCEEARCPNLGECWSGGETGTATATIMILGDTCTRGCRFCNVKTSRTPPPPDPNEPGNVAEAIASWGLEYVVITSVDRDDLPDQGSGHFTETVQKLKALKPNMLIEALVPDFRGDAGCVEKVAKSGLDVFAHNIETVEELQSSVRDNRANFKQSLDVLVMAKDYAPAGTLTKTSIMLGCGETPEQVVRTMEKVRAAGVDVMTFGQYMRPSKRHMPVSEYITPEAFEKYQTLGMEMGFRYVASGPMVRSSYKAGEFYIKSMIESDRAASSQLPVC; encoded by the exons ATGCAATGGAGGTGGAGAGCCCTAAGCACCATAACCAGAACTTTTTCCTCCTCCTCAACTTCCACAACAGCAACGCCCCCGCCCTCTGAATTCCCCAAAACCCTCGAGGGTCTTCGGGCTCGCCTGGCGCGAGAATCTCCGACCCTATCGGAATTCGCGTACTCCGTCGAAGTCGGCACCAAGAAGAACCCTCTGCCCAAGCCCAAGTGGATGAAGGAGGCCGTTCCCGGCGGCGAAAAGTACGTTCAAATCAAGAAGAAGCTCCGGGAACTCAAGCTCCACACCGTTTGCGAAGAGGCCAGGTGTCCTAACCTCGGCGAATGCTGGTCCGGCGGCGAAACTGgcaccgccaccgccaccatCATGATCCTCGGCGATACCTGCACCCGCGGTTGCCg GTTTTGTAATGTGAAGACGTCGCGTACACCTCCACCGCCTGACCCGAATGAACCAGGGAATGTGGCGGAGGCAATTGCTTCATGGGGTTTGGAATATGTGGTGATTACAAGTGTAGACCGGGATGATTTGCCTGACCAAGGGAGTGGCCATTTTACTGAGACGGTGCAGAAGTTGAAGGCATTGAAGCCAAATATGCTGATAGAAGCCTTGG TTCCTGATTTTCGAGGAGATGCTGGCTGCGTAGAGAAAGTGGCGAAATCAGGATTAGACGTCTTTGCTCATAATATTGAAACGGTTGAAGAGCTTCAGAGTTCCGTGCGTGATAACCGTGCTAATTTCAAGCAGTCTTTAGATGTTCTAGTGATGGCCAAGGACTATGCTCCTGCTGGAACACTTACCAAAACTTCAATAATGTTAGGCTGTGGAGAAACACCCGAGCAAGTTGTCAGAACTATGGAGAAGGTGAGAGCAGCAGGTGTGGATGTGATGACATTTGGTCAATATATGAGACCGTCAAAGCGCCATATGCCAGTGTCTGAATACATTACACCTGAGGCTTTTGAGAAGTATCAAACTCTTGGCATGGAAATG GGATTTCGATATGTTGCATCTGGTCCTATGGTTAGATCTTCATATAAAGCAGGTGAATTCTACATCAAATCCATGATTGAATCAGATCGGGCTGCTTCTTCACAGCTTCCTGTTTGTtga